The genomic stretch TCCAGGACATCAAGTCGTACGACTTTTAGTTGCCGTGCCTAAACGGAGATCATCCACACGGCTGACGATGAGGATACCCTTAGAGCCGCCGGGATTAACCGTAGCCGGGACGGTATAGGAAGGTGTCCTGTCTAAGCGGACATAGTCTATTTCGGTAATGGAGAAGTAGATGCTCCAGTGGTTGCCTCCTTGGGGGAGGCTCGTGAGCGACGGCGGCGAGGGATGTGATGGGCAAGTTGAGAACTGagtctttttctttcgcggGGATGTATTGAATGGGAGTGAATGGAGGCTGTTGGGTATTCATTTTGTGGGACTGGGTTGTTTCTAGTGTTTATGGATGATTTGGTGTTGGGTGGTACAGCGGTGCTGCACACTACAGATCAGATATGTGTGAAACCCTGAGAAGGCTCACGGGATCTGAATAGTCAAGTTACAGTAGCCTGAGCGTTTGTGAGGGAAGGCTCGAAAGCGACCTGCGGTGAATCGCAAGGCTGTCATCTGCTCTACCCGTCACGTAGTGTTGATTGGTGCGCGGCCTAATGCGCTATAAAATGATTTTCTGATCTAGCATTTAGGTGTACGGAGAACGCGATAAGTTGTTATTTAGATTGCGTATTTAATAGAATTGCCGGCCTATTTTGATCTGGGGATTGGCGGAAGGAAGCCAACCAATAAATACACCACGACGAAGATCGCCAGGATAAAAACTGAATTGAACTTTATTTTCAATCGGcacagaaaagagaaagaaaaaagaacaaaaaagaaagaccaatCAAGTTCTAAGCGCCATTGGCGCTGCTGGGAATCGAACCCAGGTCTGCTCGGGATTAAACCACAACGAGCTGTACTGACCACTATACTACAGCACCTTGATTTGGTGATAGGCATCTCTAGTTATTGAAATATAAGGCACAATTACCTGCAGGTTTAACCCTTCCAATTTGCATCCATCAATATCGCGAAAATCTTCAAGGGATGTTAAAGAACTCCTGGGTTATAGGGATATTGTACCGATTCTCGTATTACAGTAGGTCTATTCTACCAAGCACGGATAGTATCCGCCTTATATACTCGGGGAAATACCGGTGTGCGAATTGCGGTGCTTTGCTGTTCACTAAACATActgaaatatatattatgaCTAGCGGCTGTTCTAGACATACTAATTTTCAAGTCCCAACCCAAGCCCTTCGAAGTGCAATTGTTCAATCCGGGCCTGAATGGTTAACCATGCACTTTCCCATGATATACTCCTTTAAGTTTATTCCTATCAAGGTCAGACTCAGCCAagacgaagccgaagaaTCGACGAATCGGGCCGCCGTGAGTCATGTCAACCACGCCATCATTGGCTAGAACCACCGACGTGCAGATACGAAAGGATATATAATGGATAAGTGCTGACCAAGGCAAGCCTATTCATAAAGACTAGAAAGTACACCATTTCTATTCTCCCGTACAGCAATATAATCTTAATAAATACGGCACAAACCGGATACATACTTCCTTAACGGACAACAAACAACGTCCCAAGGAACTAGCAAGATGCCAATACACATCGAACCCATCACCCAAGCCGACATCCCACGCATGGTCGACATCCAACAAATAACAATGGGAGCCAGTGCCTTCTTCCGCAGTACAGGTGACGTGCCGAACATCGACGGAACCCCGGAAGAGGTATCGGCCTCACCCTGTAGGACAAACAAAATATCCCGAGTCTTGGATAACTGGGAGAAAGACCCCACCTGCTATTTTCTAAAAGCTGTTGACGAGGACTCCGGTGAAATGGTTGCGTTTGCCAAGTGGCATGTTTACCACGGGGAAGAGGGGATGAAGGAATGGCGCGCGTCTGTGAGGACGGATGAGGGTATGAAGGTTCCGCTTGGAGCAAATGAGGAAGGGTTTCGGTTTTGTAAGGGGAAATTACTGGAAAAAAGGAGAGTgttctttggtgaggagggcAGGGAGCATTGTTGTAAGTTCTGTTTATTGCTGTTTCTAAAAGAGCATTGTATTGATTGTCAATGTAGTGCTGGCACTGCTAGCTACTGATCCTCGATATGAGCGTCGTGGAGCAGCTTCTCTTCTGACGCAGTGGGGCTGTGACTCTGCCGATAGACTTGGAATTGAGTGCTATGTCGAGTCCTCGAAGAAGGGATACCCAGTATACAAGAGAAAGGGGTTCGAGGAGATATCTTCCCAAGAAGACGAGAATGTTATTCATTTCGACGCTAGTAGATTTACAGGCAGGGGAGGTAATGACGGTGACTGGGTTAATCTGGTCTGCATGGTGCGAAAGCCAAGGAAGAGCGTATGCTAGGTTATTACCGAGCTTAGAAACAGGTTaaccgagaaagaaaagtggtCTACCTAATAACGATATCCAAGACAACTGACTTCCGCTCTTCAACCACAACCCTAATCCCCTCCCTCAACACCACATCCAACTCTCCCACACTACGCACCCTCTTCGTCCACAAATTACCATTAGCAGCAGCCTTCGCCACCTCCCCATAATCCGGCCCATCCTCCACCAGCGAGATCCCAAGATCCCTATTCGACAATCCGGCAGCCACACCGCTAGGATGCACATCGGCCAAACACTGCCTCGTAGCATTCCAACCCCCGTTATTCAAGATAACAGTCAAGAAAGGCGTCTGATACCGATGCGCAGCCCAGTAAACTGCCGTAGGCACGGAGAAAACGAAACTCCCGTCGCCGATGATGTTACAGATGAAAGGTGTTTTGGTGGTTTCGTTCAGGTGGAGATTAGGTCGATCGGAGATATCGTACCGGGCTGTTGCGAGTGAAGCGCCGATGGCTGCGCCGCCGGACCAGCCCAGTCCGCTGCCTCCTTTTGTAAGGTGGGATCCGGGACGGGTGAGTTGGAGCTGTTCCGTCATGGGAACTTGGTTGGTGACTGAGTCTGTGATGTAGATTGTGTCCTGTGGGACGGAGGCGCGGATGCGGCTACATAGGTAGTCGACCGTGCAGGGCTCATTAGGAGTTGAGAGGGGTGCTGTGGCGCGGGAGTCGATGCGGGCTTTCCCTTCCTTGTGGGCAGTTAGGAGATCTTGGGCTCGGGAGGTCCAGGCTTCTTGGAGGGCTGGGAGCCGTGGGGAGCTGGTTATGTACGCGTTTAGTTGAGTTAGGGCTGATGTTGTGTCGGCGTGGAAGGTGGCGGAGGCGCCAATGTCGAACATGTTCATGCGTTCTTTGCGCGGGTCCAGGTCGATGTGGTAGATTTCTGCGCTTGGGGAGGGGTGCACTCGCCGTGGGATCCAAGGGACGTCGGCGTCTAGGACGAGAATTACGTCGGCGGATTGGATGGCTGGTGCGGCGCCTGTGCTGCGGGTTAGGCAGGCTGGGTGGGTTGCCGGGAAGCAGACCTCCCGGAGCTCGGAGTCGAAGACTCGGAGGCCTTGGACTGTGTCCGCCAGGGTAATGAGTTGTTGGACTGCGCGGTGGCTTCGGCCTAGATACCCTGTGATCACGAGAGGGGCTTTTGCCTCCAACAGTGCGTTACCGATCATCTCCACTGCTTCGGGAGAGAGGGATCCCAAGTGACAGGATGGGACGGGCTTTGGCCGGGGCTCCACTGAGGGGATGGGGGTAGCTAGGATCTCCCGCGTTGCAGTGAGATACACTGGACCTGGGGAGCCGGTCGTGGCCATCAGGACAGCGCGATGCACCAGACTCCCAACATTATGCGGGGACTTGATCTCCGCGCTAAAGCGGCTATAGGGTGCCACGAGGGCCGCCTGATCGCGAATATCCTGGTACCACTGGACATGTTCCGAGCGAGAACCTGGAGCCTCACCCAACAGCGTGGATGGGGCGACACCGGCGAAGACTACGACAGGGGCACGTCCGCTAGATGCATTGTGCAGACCCTGGCCCAGGGCAGCGGTCCCCACGTCCACGTGGGCGATCACACATGCCGGTTTGTGACTGATCCTAGCGTAGCCATCTGCAGCTGACATGGCTACGAACTGGGTGATCGATCAGTGGGGTCCCATGTGTTGATcctggtggaggaaacggGTGACTGACCTCGTGTTGGAACAGGATCATCTTGGGATACTGACGAGTGGGGTCATTTTGGCGGCGGATATAGGCTTCAATGATACTAGGGTGATCGGAGCCAAGTACGGTGAAGAGGTAGTCGACACCGGCCTGTCATGATTTAGATTCTATCCATTCatgaaagaggatgagggaTAGGCTGTACTTCCGCCAGAGCCTCCAGAAACGCATCCGCCACGATAGGGCTTCCCACAGTACTTTCATCGGCCATTTTGTCACTGCTACCTAGAATAGACCGAGCTGAGGTGAGGATATCTGTGACAATTCTTTAGTTTCGTCGCTTTATGCCAGTCACTGCGAGTGTTAGGGTTGCCAGAGTGTGTGCCGTTGCAGTAACAGGGATTGTCGACAGACGGGAAGAGAGCAATCAATATTCGGAAGTCCACCGGAGTACTACCTCACTAGGAGTATCACGCCATGACCACTTAATTAATGTTTCATTCTCCGTCCTCCTACTCGACCAAGATCCTTGCCAGTGCAATTAAGCTAATTTAGGGCGCGCCGTGAGTGGGTCGTGGCCCACCGAAGCCGAGTGTTACCcgcagagagagaaaaataagaaaaaagaagccTTGCGAAGCCCTAGAAAGTGAGTAATATGCTGTGGCATTATGACCACCAAAGCACCATACCAATCTATTCCAATTCCACCATGAACGAGCTCTGTAAATGTAGATCTCTAATTTTATATTCATTTTCTCTAAGAACAGTAGAATTCATATCACGAATAAGCCCGCTCACTACGCATGACAATATCCGTCTTCATAACAATCTGACCCTTGGCAATAGGCCCCTGACTACCCATACTCTCGGCATCAGCCTCCCCATAGTAATCCTCATCTCTATGCCCACCGGTCCGAATCCCGGACTGCGACCCGAGTCGGCTCATCCGGTAACTCGGTCTCGTCTTTTTTGAGCCATTCGACAATGACACAAACCAAGTAGGGATAAGTCTCTGGATCGGATGCTTCAGAAATGGCAGACAGGCACAAATAATCCCCGTACTAGCCTCAATAGCACTCCACATCAGCGCATCGAAAGATCCCCATGTTGGATCATTTGTCTTTGTACtttcagccatggccgaCATGCGAACGATACTCGTTATGCAGACGAAGAGGCCCATGCAGAAGACAATCATCACCCCTATTTTGCGGATACGGTCGAGCTGTAGCCTTGCCAGGACGGGAAGTGGCATTAAGCACACCCAGATGTCCATGGCGGTGTTGTAGCCCGCCCAGGACCAGCGGAATTCGGCGTTTTTGACACATTTTTTAGGGATGTCCTTGTGCCAGCTTGCGTGGACGGGGATGCATTGGAAGATTGTAGCGATGACGAACCCGAAGGTACCTGATAGCACGAGGGCGATGGTGATCCAGCACACGAGACGGAATTTGCGGGTTGGGAAGAGGCGGAGGTAGAAAGCGAGGA from Aspergillus oryzae RIB40 DNA, chromosome 1 encodes the following:
- a CDS encoding uncharacterized protein (predicted protein), whose protein sequence is MVAFAKWHVYHGEEGMKEWRASVRTDEGMKVPLGANEEGFRFCKGKLLEKRRVFFGEEGREHCLLALLATDPRYERRGAASLLTQWGCDSADRLGIECYVESSKKGYPVYKRKGFEEISSQEDENVIHFDASRFTGRGGNDGDWVNLVCMVRKPRKSVC
- a CDS encoding uncharacterized protein (predicted protein) is translated as MDIWVCLMPLPVLARLQLDRIRKIGVMIVFCMGLFVCITSIVRMSAMAESTKTNDPTWGSFDALMWSAIEASTGIICACLPFLKHPIQRLIPTWFVSLSNGSKKTRPSYRMSRLGSQSGIRTGGHRDEDYYGEADAESMGSQGPIAKGQIVMKTDIVMRSERAYS
- a CDS encoding uncharacterized protein (thiamine pyrophosphate-requiring enzymes [acetolactate synthase, pyruvate dehydrogenase (cytochrome), glyoxylate carboligase, phosphonopyruvate decarboxylase]); the encoded protein is MADESTVGSPIVADAFLEALAEAGVDYLFTVLGSDHPSIIEAYIRRQNDPTRQYPKMILFQHEFVAMSAADGYARISHKPACVIAHVDVGTAALGQGLHNASSGRAPVVVFAGVAPSTLLGEAPGSRSEHVQWYQDIRDQAALVAPYSRFSAEIKSPHNVGSLVHRAVLMATTGSPGPVYLTATREILATPIPSVEPRPKPVPSCHLGSLSPEAVEMIGNALLEAKAPLVITGYLGRSHRAVQQLITLADTVQGLRVFDSELREVCFPATHPACLTRSTGAAPAIQSADVILVLDADVPWIPRRVHPSPSAEIYHIDLDPRKERMNMFDIGASATFHADTTSALTQLNAYITSSPRLPALQEAWTSRAQDLLTAHKEGKARIDSRATAPLSTPNEPCTVDYLCSRIRASVPQDTIYITDSVTNQVPMTEQLQLTRPGSHLTKGGSGLGWSGGAAIGASLATARYDISDRPNLHLNETTKTPFICNIIGDGSFVFSVPTAVYWAAHRYQTPFLTVILNNGGWNATRQCLADVHPSGVAAGLSNRDLGISLVEDGPDYGEVAKAAANGNLWTKRVRSVGELDVVLREGIRVVVEERKSVVLDIVIR